The Halarchaeum grantii genome includes a window with the following:
- a CDS encoding DUF7527 domain-containing protein: protein MQTRTVERVETWESRPFSGGAAALASLSDADFSGAVVADDVWLFFVNGRPVGVAGGTVDDVAASAGTAYEAPDLSLPLLFAMQEADGETRAQYYTNDTPLTETDATLEDAGFTGYVELSEDVLSGDYYVAYYGGRSLPVAFVGNAPEVVTGADAFERAADEVGVYEVVSVDLAFPDLPEVEADEAGAAAGAAVDVASDGDAGADTEALTGTADTTDSDADDAPADADTDDPLDATAALGGNPTADGATDDRATERPSVGASARDAGGPSADTPADAVREPESVGKSTAATGRRPTDSEAPRPSADPPAEAAVEEEPTARAMPEEEEDTVESADAEAAEREATRVPALAPEEDDIEPAAADATDSDADGPTDGEASAGASAASHGESEGRVETLRRELATREKRIERLEARLADAEEAVAARERDLEDVRAERDDLRGTVERLEERIATLEADLEAAKPGPGDLSPAEALAGTNLFVRYESKADPTLDDLGEAEQSEIDANLTLEHHTTFDASGATVDGEPYESFLESTAAYRFVSWVVRGLPREVLESGHSRGLADLYESIPEIDRAELDGTVELEGETGEATRHDFDVVLRDRMGDPLVVAALNTSRDPVTGAEMEALTDAASAVGELADSLGGALYVTASFFEPGALEVAGDATASGGLLRRSEKESYVKVSRKRGYHLCLVEDRNGSFHVTVPEL, encoded by the coding sequence ATGCAGACACGAACGGTCGAACGCGTCGAGACGTGGGAGTCGCGCCCCTTCTCGGGTGGGGCCGCGGCGCTCGCGTCGCTCTCGGACGCGGACTTCTCCGGCGCCGTCGTCGCCGACGACGTCTGGCTCTTCTTCGTCAACGGCCGCCCGGTCGGCGTCGCTGGCGGGACCGTCGACGACGTCGCCGCGTCCGCCGGGACGGCCTACGAGGCGCCCGATCTCTCCCTTCCGCTGCTCTTCGCGATGCAGGAAGCCGACGGCGAGACGCGCGCGCAGTACTACACGAACGACACGCCGCTCACCGAGACGGACGCGACCCTCGAGGACGCGGGCTTCACGGGCTACGTCGAGCTCTCCGAGGACGTCCTGAGCGGCGACTACTACGTCGCGTACTACGGCGGGCGCTCGCTCCCCGTCGCGTTCGTCGGGAACGCGCCCGAGGTGGTGACCGGTGCGGACGCCTTCGAGCGCGCCGCCGACGAAGTCGGCGTCTACGAAGTCGTCTCCGTCGACCTCGCGTTCCCCGACCTCCCCGAGGTCGAGGCGGACGAGGCGGGCGCCGCGGCCGGTGCGGCCGTCGACGTGGCGAGCGACGGCGACGCGGGCGCGGACACCGAAGCGCTCACCGGGACGGCGGACACCACCGACTCGGACGCGGACGACGCGCCGGCAGACGCCGACACGGACGACCCGCTCGACGCGACCGCCGCGCTCGGGGGGAACCCGACGGCCGACGGCGCGACGGACGACCGGGCCACGGAGCGCCCGTCGGTGGGGGCGTCCGCGCGCGACGCCGGCGGCCCGAGCGCCGACACGCCGGCCGACGCCGTGCGCGAGCCCGAGTCCGTAGGCAAGTCGACGGCCGCCACTGGGCGGCGGCCGACTGATTCCGAGGCGCCGCGGCCGTCCGCCGATCCGCCCGCCGAGGCGGCGGTCGAGGAGGAGCCGACGGCGCGCGCGATGCCCGAGGAGGAGGAGGATACCGTCGAGTCGGCCGACGCGGAGGCGGCGGAGCGCGAGGCGACGCGCGTGCCGGCGCTCGCCCCCGAGGAAGACGATATCGAGCCGGCCGCGGCGGACGCCACCGACTCGGACGCGGACGGGCCCACGGACGGCGAGGCGTCGGCCGGTGCGTCGGCGGCGTCCCACGGGGAGAGCGAAGGGCGCGTCGAGACGCTCCGGCGCGAACTCGCGACGCGCGAGAAGCGCATCGAGAGACTCGAAGCGCGACTCGCGGACGCGGAGGAGGCGGTCGCGGCGCGCGAGCGCGACCTCGAGGACGTGCGCGCGGAACGCGACGACCTCCGTGGGACGGTCGAGCGACTGGAGGAGCGAATCGCGACGCTGGAGGCCGACCTCGAAGCCGCCAAACCGGGGCCGGGCGACCTCTCGCCGGCGGAGGCGCTCGCCGGGACGAACCTCTTCGTGCGCTACGAGTCGAAGGCCGACCCGACGCTCGATGACCTCGGGGAGGCCGAGCAGTCCGAGATCGACGCGAACCTCACGCTCGAACACCACACGACGTTCGACGCGTCGGGCGCGACGGTCGACGGCGAGCCCTACGAGTCGTTCCTCGAGTCGACGGCGGCGTACCGGTTCGTCTCGTGGGTGGTTCGCGGCCTCCCGAGGGAGGTACTGGAGTCCGGACACAGTCGGGGTCTCGCCGACCTCTACGAGTCGATTCCCGAAATCGACCGCGCGGAGCTCGACGGGACGGTCGAACTCGAGGGCGAGACGGGCGAGGCGACGCGCCACGACTTCGACGTCGTGCTCCGCGACCGGATGGGCGACCCGCTCGTGGTCGCGGCGCTGAACACGTCGCGCGACCCGGTGACGGGCGCGGAGATGGAGGCACTGACGGACGCGGCGTCCGCGGTCGGCGAACTCGCGGATTCGCTCGGCGGCGCGCTCTACGTGACGGCGTCGTTCTTCGAACCGGGCGCGCTCGAAGTCGCGGGCGACGCGACGGCGTCCGGCGGGCTGTTACGGCGGAGCGAGAAGGAGAGTTACGTGAAAGTGTCGCGAAAACGCGGCTACCACCTCTGTCTCGTGGAGGACCGAAACGGGTCGTTCCACGTGACCGTGCCCGAACTCTAG
- a CDS encoding UPF0058 family protein, with product MHKDELLELHEQMVEIKDQFSEYDTVDASVFDTYDELDIDPSHVHKSKSEHKHAVFVLGNALATAMSEDEFSNAGRISKRMEELADDAGGSL from the coding sequence ATGCACAAGGACGAACTGCTCGAACTCCACGAGCAGATGGTGGAGATCAAGGACCAGTTCTCGGAGTACGACACCGTCGACGCGAGCGTCTTCGACACGTACGACGAACTCGACATCGACCCCTCCCACGTCCACAAGTCCAAGAGCGAGCACAAGCACGCGGTCTTCGTGCTCGGGAACGCCCTCGCGACCGCGATGAGCGAGGACGAGTTCTCGAACGCCGGGCGCATCAGCAAGCGCATGGAGGAGCTCGCCGACGACGCCGGCGGCAGTCTCTAG
- a CDS encoding DUF7120 family protein: MPKVEINIPDHIEMQIAQLVEQGEFLTREDAIEDLLSAGIKAYKTSGPMEDDDPGLEDEGMMGHDDEYVF, encoded by the coding sequence ATGCCCAAGGTGGAAATCAACATCCCTGACCACATCGAGATGCAGATCGCCCAACTCGTCGAGCAGGGCGAGTTCCTGACCCGCGAGGACGCCATCGAGGACCTCCTCTCGGCCGGAATCAAGGCGTACAAGACGAGTGGCCCGATGGAGGACGACGACCCCGGCCTCGAGGACGAGGGTATGATGGGCCACGACGACGAGTACGTCTTCTAA
- a CDS encoding sulfite oxidase-like oxidoreductase: MSVTDVTDLYREFGEERLPPGQTETSAFPVLDKSGTPDWDPETWSFSVRGAVAEEFDLSWEAFRELPSETQRQDFHCVTGWSKLDCEFTGVTFPTLLEEADVDADAVHVMFHGLDGYTTDLPLDVVNRREVLFAWDYDGEPLPREHGGPLRVVTPHRYAYKGAKWVDGVTFLTERERGYWEKRGYSVSANPWAEERYS; encoded by the coding sequence ATGAGTGTGACGGACGTCACGGACCTCTACCGGGAGTTCGGCGAGGAGCGCCTCCCGCCCGGCCAGACCGAAACGAGCGCCTTCCCCGTCCTCGACAAGAGCGGGACGCCGGACTGGGACCCCGAGACGTGGTCGTTCAGCGTCCGGGGTGCCGTCGCCGAGGAGTTCGACCTCTCGTGGGAGGCGTTCCGCGAGTTGCCGAGCGAGACCCAGCGACAGGACTTCCACTGCGTCACCGGCTGGAGCAAGCTCGACTGCGAGTTCACCGGCGTCACCTTCCCGACGCTCCTCGAGGAGGCCGACGTCGACGCCGACGCGGTCCACGTCATGTTCCACGGCCTCGACGGCTACACGACCGACCTCCCGCTCGACGTCGTGAACCGCCGCGAAGTCCTCTTCGCGTGGGACTACGACGGCGAGCCCCTGCCGCGCGAGCACGGCGGGCCGCTCCGCGTCGTCACCCCGCACCGCTACGCCTACAAGGGCGCGAAGTGGGTGGACGGCGTCACCTTCCTCACCGAACGCGAGCGGGGCTACTGGGAGAAGCGCGGCTACTCCGTCAGCGCGAACCCGTGGGCGGAAGAACGGTACAGTTGA
- a CDS encoding isochorismate synthase — MDQREGVARADTAGLVSRTVRLPDASLSGLLRTLGKPNAVWTAPGEPTVTGYGAAAQVTADGPARFATVRERAGAVFESVDRPADAPVVARPRFLGGFAFHDGHSATAHWAGFPTATFVLPHVQVVTTPEATWLTVNAYGERASVERVEETIASVRERFDPEEHAAGPPPGVVSTARTTGRAEWRRQVEAATARIRAGDLEKVVLAQALDVTLDAPFSLPDALERLGETYPDCFRFAFRPTDGATFFGASPERLVTRDGRELRTGALAATVGRGETPDDDQQLEADLRSSAKYRHEHEVVAERIREQLQGVASNVATGERSVRKLATVQHLFTPITGETDEHVLSLAEALHPTPAVGGLPPDAALDVIRETETFDRGWYAAPVGWFDGAGDGTFAVALRSALARGEHVRPFAGAGIVADSDPDAEWAEVQLKYRPILDVFERTGDATPDAGGGDR, encoded by the coding sequence ATGGATCAACGCGAGGGCGTCGCGCGGGCCGACACGGCGGGGCTCGTCAGTCGGACGGTCCGGTTGCCGGACGCGTCGCTGTCGGGGCTGTTGCGGACGCTCGGGAAGCCGAACGCCGTCTGGACGGCGCCCGGCGAGCCGACGGTCACGGGCTACGGTGCGGCGGCGCAGGTGACGGCGGACGGCCCGGCGCGGTTCGCGACGGTCCGCGAGCGCGCCGGCGCGGTCTTCGAGTCGGTCGACCGCCCGGCGGATGCGCCAGTGGTCGCGCGACCGCGTTTCCTCGGCGGATTCGCGTTCCACGACGGCCACTCGGCGACGGCCCACTGGGCGGGGTTCCCGACGGCGACGTTCGTCCTCCCGCACGTGCAGGTCGTGACGACGCCCGAGGCGACGTGGCTGACGGTGAACGCGTACGGCGAGCGCGCGAGCGTCGAGCGCGTCGAGGAGACGATCGCGTCGGTGCGCGAGCGCTTCGACCCCGAGGAGCACGCGGCGGGCCCACCGCCGGGCGTCGTCTCGACGGCGCGAACGACGGGTCGCGCGGAGTGGCGCCGACAGGTGGAGGCGGCGACGGCGCGCATCCGCGCGGGCGACCTCGAGAAGGTCGTACTCGCTCAGGCGCTCGACGTGACGCTCGACGCCCCGTTCTCCCTGCCGGACGCGCTGGAGCGTCTCGGCGAGACGTACCCGGACTGCTTCCGGTTCGCGTTCCGCCCGACCGACGGCGCGACGTTCTTCGGAGCGTCCCCGGAGCGCCTCGTGACGCGCGACGGGCGCGAACTCCGGACGGGCGCGCTCGCGGCGACGGTCGGGCGCGGCGAGACGCCGGACGACGACCAGCAGCTCGAGGCGGACCTGCGCTCGTCGGCGAAGTACCGCCACGAGCACGAAGTGGTCGCCGAGCGCATCCGCGAGCAACTGCAGGGCGTCGCCTCGAACGTCGCGACGGGCGAGCGCTCGGTCCGCAAGCTCGCGACCGTCCAACACCTCTTCACGCCGATAACCGGGGAGACCGATGAGCACGTCCTCTCGCTCGCCGAAGCCCTCCACCCGACGCCCGCCGTCGGGGGGTTGCCGCCGGACGCGGCGCTGGACGTGATCCGGGAGACGGAGACGTTCGACCGCGGGTGGTACGCGGCGCCGGTGGGCTGGTTCGATGGGGCGGGCGACGGGACGTTCGCGGTGGCGCTCCGGTCGGCGCTCGCGCGCGGCGAGCACGTCCGGCCGTTCGCGGGCGCGGGCATCGTCGCGGACTCCGACCCGGACGCCGAGTGGGCGGAGGTCCAGTTGAAGTATCGCCCCATCCTCGACGTCTTCGAGCGAACCGGCGACGCGACCCCCGACGCGGGTGGAGGCGACCGATGA
- the menD gene encoding 2-succinyl-5-enolpyruvyl-6-hydroxy-3-cyclohexene-1-carboxylic-acid synthase produces the protein MTGDGPAPNRATLHARVLVDELAKAGVSSVCVAPGSRSTPLTVAFDAHEGVTTFSHLDERSAAFFALGRAKRLGDPVALVCTSGTAAANFHPAVIEAAQSRVPLVALTADRPPELRDSGANQTIDQEKLYGDAVRYYADLPEPAVEARKLRSVRVTADRAVAAATGTHPGPVHLNVPFAKPLEPTEAPAPPESPHGVPETWEREHPLAARGRDGPFVATAQGRLTPDEATVADLAAAITRAERALVVAGPTDRDYADELVGFAEAAGAPILADPLSGLRYGPHVDAVPVYGGYDGYLHPEVTASWPDPDVVLRVGASPTSKPLRTYLARVDARQVVVDPAGEWREATFTATDLVVADPGVLADALAARVETGGADWPELAEAERVHAEEVAATDDAFEGGIARRVVADAPDPATLFVSNSMPVRDVDRYGAPRTGDLTVLGNRGASGIDGVTSSALGAGSAADDPLVLLTGDLAYYHDSNGLLALERCGVDATVVLVNNDGGGIFHMLPIEAFDPPFEGQFKTPHGLDFAPTADLYGFDFVRVDGLGDFAAAYAASVESDGTQVIEVSSDAEASHRTREAIAERVRERLT, from the coding sequence ATGACGGGCGACGGGCCGGCGCCGAACCGCGCGACGCTCCACGCGCGCGTGCTCGTGGACGAACTCGCGAAGGCCGGCGTCTCCTCGGTGTGCGTCGCGCCGGGGAGTCGCTCGACGCCGCTCACCGTCGCGTTCGACGCCCACGAGGGCGTGACGACCTTCTCGCACCTCGACGAGCGCTCGGCGGCGTTCTTCGCGCTCGGGCGCGCGAAGCGCCTCGGCGACCCGGTCGCGCTGGTCTGCACGTCCGGGACGGCGGCGGCGAACTTCCACCCGGCCGTGATTGAGGCGGCCCAGTCGCGGGTGCCGCTCGTCGCGCTGACGGCGGACCGACCGCCCGAACTCCGGGACAGCGGCGCGAACCAGACCATCGACCAGGAGAAGCTCTACGGCGACGCCGTCCGCTACTACGCGGACCTTCCGGAGCCCGCCGTCGAGGCACGGAAGCTCCGCTCGGTGCGCGTGACGGCGGACCGCGCCGTCGCGGCCGCGACAGGCACGCACCCGGGCCCCGTCCACCTGAACGTCCCGTTCGCGAAGCCACTCGAACCGACCGAGGCGCCCGCGCCGCCCGAGTCGCCACACGGCGTCCCCGAGACCTGGGAGCGCGAGCACCCGCTGGCCGCGCGCGGACGCGACGGGCCGTTCGTCGCGACGGCACAGGGCCGACTCACGCCCGACGAGGCGACGGTCGCGGACCTCGCAGCCGCCATCACGCGCGCCGAGCGCGCCCTCGTCGTCGCGGGGCCGACCGACCGCGACTACGCCGACGAACTCGTCGGGTTCGCCGAGGCGGCCGGCGCCCCGATACTCGCGGACCCGCTCTCGGGCCTCCGCTACGGCCCGCACGTCGACGCGGTGCCGGTCTACGGGGGCTACGACGGCTACCTCCACCCCGAGGTCACCGCGTCGTGGCCGGACCCCGACGTCGTCCTCCGCGTCGGCGCCTCGCCGACGTCGAAGCCGCTGCGGACCTACCTCGCGCGCGTCGACGCCCGGCAGGTCGTCGTCGACCCGGCGGGCGAGTGGCGCGAGGCGACGTTCACCGCGACGGACCTCGTTGTCGCCGACCCCGGCGTGCTTGCCGACGCTCTCGCGGCGCGCGTCGAGACGGGGGGCGCCGACTGGCCCGAGCTCGCCGAGGCCGAGCGCGTGCACGCAGAGGAGGTTGCCGCGACGGACGACGCCTTCGAGGGCGGTATCGCGCGCCGCGTCGTCGCGGACGCGCCCGACCCCGCGACGCTCTTCGTCTCGAACAGCATGCCCGTCCGCGACGTCGACCGCTACGGCGCGCCCCGGACGGGCGACCTCACCGTGCTCGGAAACCGCGGCGCCTCCGGCATCGACGGCGTCACCTCCTCCGCGCTCGGCGCGGGGAGCGCCGCCGACGACCCCCTCGTCCTCCTGACGGGCGACCTCGCGTACTACCACGACTCCAACGGGCTGCTCGCCCTCGAGCGCTGCGGCGTCGACGCCACGGTCGTCCTCGTGAACAACGACGGCGGCGGCATCTTCCACATGCTCCCCATCGAGGCCTTCGACCCGCCATTCGAGGGGCAGTTCAAGACGCCCCACGGCCTCGACTTCGCTCCGACGGCCGACCTCTACGGCTTCGACTTCGTCCGCGTCGACGGCCTCGGCGACTTCGCGGCCGCCTACGCGGCGAGCGTCGAGAGCGACGGCACGCAGGTCATCGAGGTGTCGTCGGACGCCGAGGCGTCCCACCGCACGCGCGAAGCCATCGCCGAGCGCGTCCGCGAGCGACTTACCTGA
- a CDS encoding 1,4-dihydroxy-2-naphthoyl-CoA synthase, whose product MSEVSEIFDPERWESVERFDFDDITYHRARDVGALRIAFDRPEVRNAFRPQTVDELATALDHAKRQSDIGCVLLTGNGPSPKDGGWAFCSGGDQSVRGTEGYEYHGEGDGTDDESDADDVDEAEAGRLHILEVQRAIRFMPKPVVAVVPGWAVGGGHSLHVVCDLTLASAEHAKFLQTDPDVASFDAGFGSAYLAKQVGQKKAREVFFLGKTYSAEEAVDMGMANEAVAHEELEETALEWAARMCEKSPMAMRMLKYGFNATDDGMVGQQVFAGEATRLGYMTDEAQEGRDAFLEGRDPDFDDDAWYY is encoded by the coding sequence ATGAGCGAGGTCTCCGAGATCTTCGACCCCGAGCGCTGGGAGTCGGTGGAGCGATTCGACTTCGACGACATCACCTACCACCGCGCGCGCGACGTCGGCGCGCTCCGCATCGCCTTCGACCGCCCCGAAGTCCGCAACGCCTTCCGCCCGCAGACCGTCGACGAACTCGCGACCGCCCTCGACCACGCGAAACGCCAGTCCGACATCGGCTGCGTCCTCCTCACCGGGAACGGCCCGAGTCCCAAGGACGGCGGCTGGGCCTTCTGCTCCGGCGGCGACCAGTCGGTTCGCGGGACGGAGGGCTACGAGTACCACGGGGAGGGCGACGGGACCGACGACGAATCCGACGCGGACGACGTCGACGAGGCCGAAGCCGGCCGCCTCCACATTCTCGAAGTCCAGCGCGCGATCCGCTTCATGCCGAAACCCGTCGTCGCCGTCGTCCCCGGCTGGGCGGTCGGCGGCGGCCACAGCCTCCACGTCGTCTGCGACTTGACGCTCGCGAGCGCCGAGCACGCGAAGTTCCTCCAGACCGACCCGGACGTCGCCTCCTTCGACGCCGGCTTCGGCTCCGCCTACCTCGCCAAGCAGGTCGGCCAGAAGAAAGCCCGCGAGGTCTTCTTCCTCGGGAAGACCTACTCCGCCGAGGAGGCCGTCGACATGGGGATGGCGAACGAAGCCGTCGCGCACGAGGAACTGGAGGAGACGGCCCTCGAGTGGGCCGCGCGGATGTGCGAGAAGTCCCCGATGGCGATGCGGATGCTCAAGTACGGCTTCAACGCCACCGACGACGGCATGGTCGGCCAGCAGGTCTTCGCCGGCGAAGCCACGCGACTCGGCTACATGACCGACGAAGCACAGGAGGGCCGCGACGCCTTCCTCGAGGGCCGCGACCCCGACTTCGACGACGACGCCTGGTACTACTAG
- a CDS encoding NADP-dependent malic enzyme — protein sequence MGLDEDALEYHEREPPGKLEIATTKPTNTQRDLSLAYSPGVAAPCRKIDENPDDAYKYTAKGNLVGVVSNGSAVLGLGDIGAQASKPVMEGKGVLFKRFADIDVFDIELEHSEVDAFVESVAAMEPTFGGVNLEDIKAPECFEIEERLRERMDVPVFHDDQHGTAIISGAALLNAAEIAGKDLADLEVAFSGAGAAAVSCAKFYASLGIPHENITMCDIDGVLSQERADAGELSEHAEPFAQGVPEGELADAVAGADVLVGLSVGGIVSPEMIRSMADDPIVFAMANPDPEIGYEEAKNARDDTVIMATGRSDYPNMVNNVLGFPFIFRGALDVRATGITENMKVAAARALAELAREDVPDQVVKAYGDQPLQFGPEYILPKPLDPRVLFEVAPAVAEAAMEEGIARDSVALEAYRERLEARLGKSREMMRVVLNKAETDPKRVALGDGDDEKMIRAAYQLQDQGIAEPVLLGDSETVEAAADDLGLDFDPEVVDPAERATERYAERLYDLRKRKGVTRREASELLTRDTDYFGSAMLETGDVDAFLTGLTNHYPSALRPPLEVVGTAPDTDIVAGVYMLTFKNRVLFCADATVNLDPSAEELAEITRHVANLARRFDVEPRAALLSYSDFGSVENEGTAKPRDAVAALHDDPTVDFQVDGEMQADTAVVEDVLADTYDFAELDGPANCLVFPNLEAGNIAYKLLQRLGGAEAVGPVLVGMDEPVHVIQRGDEVKDIVNLASVAVVEAQED from the coding sequence ATGGGATTGGACGAAGACGCGCTCGAGTACCACGAGCGCGAACCCCCGGGAAAACTGGAGATAGCGACGACGAAACCGACGAACACGCAGCGCGACCTCTCGCTGGCGTACTCCCCCGGCGTCGCCGCACCGTGCCGGAAGATCGACGAGAACCCGGACGACGCCTACAAATACACGGCGAAGGGGAACCTGGTGGGGGTGGTGTCGAACGGGTCGGCGGTGCTCGGCCTCGGCGACATCGGCGCGCAGGCCTCCAAACCCGTCATGGAGGGGAAGGGCGTGCTGTTCAAGCGCTTCGCGGACATCGATGTCTTCGACATCGAGCTGGAGCACTCGGAGGTGGACGCCTTCGTCGAGTCGGTGGCGGCGATGGAGCCGACCTTCGGCGGCGTCAACCTCGAGGACATCAAGGCCCCCGAGTGCTTCGAGATCGAGGAACGCCTCCGCGAGCGCATGGACGTCCCCGTCTTCCACGACGACCAGCACGGCACCGCCATCATCAGCGGGGCGGCGCTCCTCAATGCCGCCGAAATCGCGGGGAAAGACCTCGCGGACCTCGAGGTCGCGTTCTCGGGCGCCGGCGCGGCGGCCGTCTCCTGTGCGAAGTTCTACGCGTCGCTGGGCATCCCCCACGAGAACATCACGATGTGCGACATCGACGGCGTCCTCTCGCAGGAGCGCGCGGACGCCGGCGAGTTGAGCGAGCACGCCGAGCCGTTCGCGCAGGGCGTCCCGGAGGGCGAACTCGCGGACGCGGTCGCGGGCGCGGACGTCCTCGTCGGCCTCTCGGTGGGGGGCATCGTCTCCCCGGAGATGATTCGTTCGATGGCGGACGACCCCATCGTCTTCGCGATGGCGAACCCGGACCCGGAGATCGGCTACGAGGAGGCGAAGAACGCCCGCGACGACACCGTCATCATGGCGACGGGGCGCTCGGACTACCCGAACATGGTGAACAACGTGTTGGGGTTCCCGTTCATCTTCCGGGGCGCGCTCGACGTTCGCGCCACCGGCATCACCGAGAACATGAAGGTCGCCGCCGCCCGCGCGCTCGCGGAGTTGGCGCGCGAGGACGTGCCCGACCAAGTGGTGAAGGCCTACGGCGACCAGCCCCTCCAGTTCGGCCCCGAGTACATCCTCCCGAAACCGCTCGACCCGCGCGTCCTCTTCGAGGTCGCGCCCGCCGTCGCCGAGGCCGCGATGGAGGAGGGCATCGCGCGCGATAGCGTTGCCCTCGAGGCGTACCGCGAGCGCCTCGAGGCCCGCCTCGGCAAGAGTCGGGAGATGATGCGCGTCGTCCTCAACAAGGCCGAGACGGACCCGAAGCGCGTCGCCCTCGGTGACGGCGACGACGAGAAGATGATCCGCGCCGCCTACCAACTGCAGGACCAAGGCATCGCCGAGCCGGTTCTCCTCGGGGATTCGGAGACGGTCGAGGCCGCCGCCGACGACCTCGGCCTCGACTTCGACCCGGAGGTCGTCGATCCGGCCGAGCGCGCGACCGAGCGCTACGCCGAGCGCCTCTACGACCTCCGCAAGCGCAAGGGCGTCACGCGGCGCGAGGCGTCCGAACTCCTCACGCGCGACACCGACTACTTCGGGAGCGCGATGCTCGAGACCGGCGACGTCGACGCCTTCCTCACCGGCCTCACGAACCACTACCCGTCGGCGCTCCGCCCGCCCCTCGAAGTCGTCGGCACCGCGCCCGACACGGACATCGTCGCCGGCGTCTACATGCTGACGTTCAAGAACCGCGTGCTCTTCTGCGCGGACGCGACGGTGAACCTCGACCCGAGCGCCGAGGAGCTCGCCGAAATCACGCGCCACGTCGCGAACCTCGCGCGCAGGTTCGACGTCGAACCCCGGGCTGCCCTCCTCTCCTACTCGGACTTCGGGAGCGTCGAAAACGAGGGTACCGCGAAGCCCCGCGACGCCGTCGCGGCGCTCCACGACGACCCGACGGTGGACTTCCAGGTGGACGGCGAGATGCAGGCCGACACCGCCGTCGTCGAGGACGTCCTGGCGGACACCTACGACTTCGCGGAGCTCGACGGGCCCGCGAACTGCCTCGTCTTCCCCAACCTCGAAGCCGGGAACATCGCGTACAAGCTCCTCCAGCGCCTCGGCGGCGCGGAGGCCGTCGGCCCCGTCCTCGTCGGGATGGACGAACCCGTCCACGTCATCCAGCGCGGCGACGAGGTCAAGGACATCGTGAACCTCGCGAGCGTCGCCGTCGTCGAAGCCCAAGAGGACTGA
- the aglJ gene encoding S-layer glycoprotein N-glycosyltransferase AglJ codes for MPDYSDVCVLIPTLDEAETIGGVVEAFHDRGFDEVLVVDGHSTDGTRKIAREHGARVVEQSGAGKGQAVREGVEHVERPYVLMLDGDGTYRAEDADAMLEPLFEGRAEHVIGDRFAEMEDGAMSTLNGVGNSIINRSFSFIHGHDFRDILSGYRAFTVESFERMHLTADGFAIETEMAVECAKHDIQTRVVDITYLDRPDESDTNLRPFRDGARIIFALYKLAKTNNPLFYFGSVGAGSTLVGFVTALYVAVEWVTVGVSHNIMALFAAFTVLLGIQLLMFGVLSDLLVTLHREQLRRLENRD; via the coding sequence ATGCCGGATTACTCAGACGTCTGCGTCCTCATCCCGACGCTCGACGAGGCGGAGACCATCGGCGGGGTCGTCGAGGCCTTTCACGACAGGGGCTTCGACGAGGTCCTCGTCGTCGACGGGCACTCGACGGACGGGACGCGCAAGATAGCGCGCGAGCACGGTGCGCGCGTCGTCGAGCAGTCCGGCGCGGGGAAGGGACAGGCGGTTCGAGAGGGCGTCGAGCACGTCGAACGGCCGTACGTGTTGATGCTGGACGGCGACGGCACCTATCGCGCCGAGGACGCGGACGCGATGCTCGAACCGCTCTTCGAGGGGCGCGCCGAGCACGTCATCGGCGACCGGTTCGCGGAGATGGAGGACGGCGCGATGAGCACGCTGAACGGTGTCGGGAACTCGATTATCAATCGGTCGTTCTCCTTCATCCACGGCCACGACTTCCGCGACATCCTGAGCGGCTATCGCGCGTTCACCGTCGAGTCCTTCGAGCGGATGCACCTCACGGCGGACGGGTTCGCCATCGAGACGGAGATGGCCGTCGAGTGCGCGAAACACGACATCCAGACGCGCGTCGTCGACATCACGTACCTTGATCGACCGGATGAATCAGATACGAACCTGCGGCCGTTCCGCGACGGCGCCCGCATCATCTTCGCGCTCTACAAGCTCGCGAAGACGAATAACCCGCTCTTCTACTTCGGGAGCGTCGGTGCCGGGTCGACGCTCGTCGGGTTCGTGACTGCACTCTACGTCGCGGTCGAGTGGGTCACCGTTGGCGTCTCGCACAACATCATGGCGCTGTTCGCGGCGTTCACCGTGCTGCTCGGCATCCAGCTCCTCATGTTCGGCGTGCTCTCGGACCTGCTCGTGACGCTCCACCGCGAGCAGCTGCGGCGCCTCGAGAACCGGGATTAG